From the genome of Candidatus Deferrimicrobium borealis:
GACCGACGCCGAGACCATCGCCTCCATTTCGACGCCGGTCCGGTCGAACGCCTTCACGGTGCTCGTGACGACGACCGTCCCCCGTTCCCCGTCCACCTCGAAATCGACCGAAGCGGAGGTAAGCGCGATCGGGTGCGCCAGCGGGATCAGGTCGGACGTCTTCTTCGCGGCGGCGATCCCCGCGATCCGGGCGATCCCGAGCACGTCGCCCTTCTTCATCCCGCCGGCCGTGATCGCGGCGACCGTCTCCTTCTTCAT
Proteins encoded in this window:
- the moaC gene encoding cyclic pyranopterin monophosphate synthase MoaC, encoding MPFNHFDDGGRAVMVDVGEKEPTRRTAVARATVFMKKETVAAITAGGMKKGDVLGIARIAGIAAAKKTSDLIPLAHPIALTSASVDFEVDGERGTVVVTSTVKAFDRTGVEMEAMVSASVAALTIYDMCKGADRGISIGDVSLLSKEGGRSGSYRGEAPRF